A genomic window from Rhodococcus sp. KBS0724 includes:
- the mqo gene encoding malate dehydrogenase (quinone) — MSNQNAVETKTDVVLVGAGIMSATLGALLRQLQPDWSISTFERLDAVAAESSDPWNNAGTGHSALCELNYTPENSDGTVDIKKAVNVNEQFQVSRQFWAHAVEQGVLTQPKEFINPIAHVSFVHGEANAKYLRARYDALAGHPLFRGMEYIDDPAEFTKRLPLMAKGRDFSDPIALNWSQDGTDVDFGALTKQLVGYIGKTGGNMYFGHEVTNLTQNSDKTWTVKVTNRRTGEKRVVRSRFVFVGAGGGALHLLQKSGIKEAKGFGGFPVSGAFLRCTNPDLIDQHSAKVYGKAAVGAPPMSVPHLDTRVIGNKPGLLFGPYAGWSPKFLKQGRVTDLPGSVKPNNILSMLGVGVSELGLVKYLVSELTKSETGRIWDLREFAPKAETKDWELITAGQRVQVIRRAKGKGGVLEFGTAVVAAEDGSIAGLLGASPGASTAVPAMLDVLERCFPTEFQGWKGKLREMVPSIGVKLTDNEGLFNQVWDWSSKVLELDSASSTVSLPVAETAATV, encoded by the coding sequence GCAGCCGAGAGCAGCGACCCGTGGAATAACGCGGGAACCGGTCACTCCGCGCTCTGTGAGCTCAATTACACCCCCGAGAACTCGGACGGCACGGTCGACATCAAGAAGGCCGTCAACGTCAACGAGCAGTTCCAGGTGTCCCGTCAGTTCTGGGCACACGCTGTCGAGCAGGGCGTGTTGACGCAGCCCAAGGAATTCATCAACCCCATCGCACACGTGAGCTTCGTTCACGGCGAGGCCAACGCCAAGTACCTGCGTGCTCGCTACGACGCACTTGCCGGCCACCCGCTCTTCCGCGGCATGGAGTACATCGACGATCCGGCCGAGTTCACCAAGCGCCTGCCGCTGATGGCAAAGGGCCGCGACTTCTCGGATCCCATCGCCCTCAACTGGAGCCAGGACGGCACCGACGTCGACTTCGGAGCGCTCACCAAGCAGCTCGTCGGCTACATCGGCAAGACCGGCGGCAACATGTACTTCGGTCACGAGGTCACCAACCTCACGCAGAACTCCGACAAGACGTGGACCGTCAAGGTCACCAACCGTCGCACCGGTGAAAAGCGCGTCGTGCGTTCACGATTCGTCTTCGTCGGCGCCGGTGGTGGCGCTCTGCATCTGCTGCAGAAGTCGGGCATCAAGGAAGCCAAGGGCTTCGGCGGATTCCCCGTCAGCGGCGCGTTCCTGCGGTGCACCAACCCCGACTTGATCGACCAGCACAGCGCCAAGGTCTACGGCAAAGCTGCCGTCGGCGCTCCGCCCATGTCGGTTCCGCACCTCGACACGCGTGTCATCGGCAACAAGCCGGGCCTGCTGTTCGGACCGTACGCCGGCTGGTCACCCAAGTTCCTCAAGCAGGGTCGTGTCACGGACCTGCCCGGTTCGGTCAAGCCCAACAACATCCTCTCGATGCTCGGCGTCGGCGTCAGCGAACTCGGCCTGGTCAAGTACCTGGTCAGCGAGCTCACCAAGAGTGAAACCGGACGTATCTGGGATCTGCGTGAATTTGCACCCAAGGCCGAGACCAAGGACTGGGAGCTCATCACCGCAGGTCAGCGCGTCCAGGTGATTCGCCGGGCCAAGGGCAAGGGCGGCGTCCTCGAATTCGGTACCGCTGTCGTGGCTGCCGAGGACGGCTCGATCGCCGGCCTGCTCGGTGCCTCTCCCGGCGCGTCGACGGCTGTTCCCGCGATGCTCGACGTCCTCGAGCGCTGCTTCCCGACCGAATTCCAGGGCTGGAAGGGCAAGCTGCGCGAGATGGTTCCGTCCATCGGCGTCAAGCTCACCGACAACGAGGGACTTTTCAACCAGGTCTGGGATTGGTCCTCGAAGGTGCTCGAGCTCGATTCCGCGTCATCAACTGTTTCCCTTCCGGTCGCGGAAACCGCTGCAACTGTGTGA
- a CDS encoding GNAT family N-acetyltransferase yields the protein MTATAALKRSWALDLDNKTFYELLKLRVEVFVVEQACPYPELDGRDLLTETRHFWLEQDGEVVCTLRLLEEHDDGKKSFRIGRLCTSHAARGQGHTTRLLQAALAEVGEAPCRINAQTYLVDMYSKHGFKADGEEFVEDGIPHTPMRRGGGEPFVLAS from the coding sequence ATGACGGCAACAGCAGCATTGAAGCGTTCATGGGCACTCGACCTCGACAACAAGACTTTCTACGAGTTGTTGAAGCTTCGGGTAGAAGTATTTGTCGTCGAGCAGGCCTGCCCGTACCCCGAGTTGGACGGGCGGGACCTGCTGACGGAAACCCGCCACTTCTGGCTGGAGCAGGACGGCGAAGTGGTGTGCACACTCCGCCTCCTCGAAGAGCACGACGACGGTAAGAAGAGCTTCCGCATCGGTCGACTCTGCACGTCGCACGCGGCACGCGGACAGGGCCACACGACGCGATTGTTGCAAGCTGCACTGGCAGAAGTGGGCGAGGCGCCGTGCCGCATCAATGCCCAGACCTATCTGGTCGACATGTACAGCAAGCACGGCTTCAAGGCTGACGGCGAAGAGTTTGTCGAGGACGGTATTCCGCACACCCCGATGCGCCGCGGTGGCGGCGAGCCGTTCGTGCTGGCCAGCTGA
- a CDS encoding VWA domain-containing protein, whose product MAGFPFSAVVGQDQLRLALILCAVHPGIGGVLVRGEKGTAKSTVVRALTALLPAVDDAGVRRPARLVELPVGATEDRVIGSIDLEKVLRDGERAFQPGLLAAAHQGVLYVDEVNLLHDHLVDVLLDAAAMGRVHVERDGISHSHAAKFVLVGTMNPEEGELRPQLLDRFGLAVDVSASRDVDVRMEVVRRRLDYERDPQAFADRYAPADQELAAEILSARIRLEDVELSNRELRRIASLCASFDVDGMRADLVLARTATAHAAWRGGTEVTEEDVRVAAELTLPHRRRRDPFDEPGLDQQQLDDAMHRADEDARAGEPEPPENPEPESGSGEPEGGEPEDGGPDDDGPDDDGPQDDPDGPGGGVRATDRPSAPPSSQFKAKLLEVPGVGEGAPGRRSRSTSSRGRVVRSTTDRGHGLHLTSTVFAAAESQVARGRTAGRLRLAPADLRGAIREGREGNLIVFVVDASGSMAARDRLSAVTGAVVSLLRDAYQRRDKVAVITVRGREAELVLPPTSSVDIAVRRLQSMRTGGKSPLAEGFLRAREVILRERLRDPQRRALMVALTDGRATGGKDALHRARVAAHLLADASVASIVVDCETGLVRLGLAAELARELRGGCVRLAELSAQQVAGVVRAAA is encoded by the coding sequence GTGGCGGGTTTCCCGTTCAGCGCGGTGGTGGGCCAGGACCAACTGCGGTTGGCGTTGATCCTCTGCGCGGTACACCCCGGAATCGGTGGCGTACTGGTTCGCGGCGAAAAGGGCACGGCAAAATCCACCGTCGTGCGCGCCTTGACGGCTTTGCTGCCGGCCGTCGACGACGCCGGTGTGAGACGTCCCGCCAGGCTGGTCGAACTGCCCGTCGGGGCAACGGAAGACCGTGTCATCGGCTCGATCGACCTCGAAAAGGTATTGCGCGACGGTGAGCGCGCCTTCCAGCCCGGACTGCTGGCCGCGGCGCATCAGGGTGTTCTGTACGTCGACGAGGTGAACCTTCTCCACGATCATCTGGTTGACGTTCTTCTCGACGCAGCCGCGATGGGTCGAGTGCATGTCGAGCGGGACGGGATTTCGCACTCACACGCCGCGAAGTTCGTCCTCGTCGGAACGATGAATCCCGAAGAGGGAGAACTGCGTCCACAGCTCCTGGATCGTTTTGGTCTTGCAGTGGACGTGTCCGCATCTCGCGACGTGGATGTGCGGATGGAGGTAGTGCGCCGACGCCTCGACTACGAACGCGATCCGCAGGCGTTTGCCGACCGCTACGCCCCGGCCGATCAGGAATTGGCCGCCGAAATCCTTTCTGCGCGTATCCGACTGGAGGACGTGGAGCTGAGCAACCGAGAACTGCGGCGGATTGCGTCGTTGTGCGCGTCCTTCGACGTCGACGGTATGCGCGCCGATCTTGTCCTCGCGCGTACTGCTACCGCTCATGCTGCGTGGCGTGGTGGGACCGAGGTCACCGAGGAAGACGTACGAGTCGCGGCGGAATTGACTCTGCCGCATCGCCGCCGACGCGATCCCTTCGACGAGCCGGGCCTCGATCAGCAGCAACTCGACGATGCGATGCATCGGGCCGACGAGGATGCTCGGGCCGGCGAGCCGGAACCGCCCGAGAATCCTGAGCCCGAATCAGGCAGCGGCGAACCCGAGGGCGGCGAACCCGAAGACGGGGGCCCGGATGACGACGGCCCGGACGATGACGGGCCGCAGGATGATCCGGACGGTCCGGGTGGGGGAGTGCGCGCCACCGATCGGCCGTCCGCCCCGCCGAGTAGCCAGTTCAAGGCCAAACTTCTCGAAGTTCCCGGCGTCGGGGAAGGTGCGCCCGGCCGGCGTTCACGATCCACGTCGTCACGTGGACGCGTCGTGCGGTCGACCACCGATCGCGGGCACGGTCTGCACCTGACGAGCACAGTGTTTGCCGCTGCGGAATCGCAGGTTGCGCGTGGCCGCACGGCGGGCCGTCTGCGATTGGCGCCGGCTGATCTGCGCGGCGCCATTCGTGAAGGGCGCGAAGGCAATCTGATCGTGTTCGTGGTGGACGCGTCGGGGTCGATGGCGGCGCGCGACCGACTTTCCGCGGTGACCGGCGCCGTGGTCTCGCTGCTCCGCGACGCCTATCAGCGCCGCGACAAGGTGGCCGTCATCACCGTCCGGGGCCGCGAAGCCGAACTGGTTCTGCCGCCGACGTCATCCGTGGACATCGCGGTTCGCCGGTTGCAATCCATGCGAACCGGTGGCAAATCGCCACTCGCAGAAGGATTCTTGCGTGCCCGTGAGGTGATTCTGCGCGAACGGCTCCGGGATCCGCAGCGCCGCGCACTCATGGTTGCGTTGACCGACGGCCGTGCCACCGGCGGCAAGGACGCGCTGCACCGCGCGCGTGTCGCCGCGCACCTGCTCGCCGACGCATCGGTTGCCTCGATCGTGGTGGACTGCGAAACCGGGCTTGTCCGTTTGGGATTGGCCGCAGAATTGGCCCGAGAACTACGAGGCGGATGCGTCCGTCTTGCCGAATTGTCAGCGCAGCAGGTCGCGGGTGTCGTCCGCGCCGCAGCCTAA
- the cobO gene encoding cob(I)yrinic acid a,c-diamide adenosyltransferase, whose product MPKGVPDTVPDDGLTTRQRRNAPVLAVHTGPGKGKSTAAFGMALRAWNQGFDIGVFQFVKSAKWKVGEEAAFRALGNLHDESGVGGPVQWHKMGEGWSWTRKAGSEEDHAAAAAEGWQEIARRLADETHRFYVLDEFTYPLKWGWVDVDEVVQTLRDRPGNQHVVITGRDAPQALIDAADLVTEMTKIKHPMDAGRKGQRGIEW is encoded by the coding sequence ATGCCTAAAGGCGTTCCCGATACTGTTCCCGACGACGGCTTGACCACACGCCAGCGTCGTAACGCGCCGGTGCTTGCCGTCCACACCGGACCTGGCAAGGGCAAGTCCACCGCCGCGTTCGGGATGGCACTGCGCGCCTGGAACCAGGGATTCGACATCGGCGTCTTCCAGTTCGTGAAGAGCGCAAAGTGGAAAGTCGGCGAAGAAGCCGCGTTCCGCGCACTCGGAAACCTGCACGACGAGAGTGGCGTCGGTGGCCCGGTGCAGTGGCACAAGATGGGAGAGGGCTGGTCCTGGACTCGTAAGGCCGGCAGCGAGGAAGATCACGCCGCTGCTGCAGCGGAGGGATGGCAGGAGATCGCCAGGCGCCTCGCCGACGAAACGCACCGCTTCTACGTCCTCGACGAGTTCACCTACCCGCTCAAGTGGGGATGGGTCGACGTCGACGAGGTTGTGCAGACGTTGCGCGATCGACCGGGAAATCAGCATGTGGTGATCACCGGGCGGGACGCGCCGCAGGCGTTGATCGACGCAGCCGACCTGGTGACCGAGATGACCAAGATCAAGCACCCGATGGACGCCGGCCGAAAGGGCCAGCGAGGCATCGAATGGTGA
- a CDS encoding cobyrinate a,c-diamide synthase: protein MVSSSTPAVVIAAPASGSGKTTVATGLIGALRRSGSSVAPFKVGPDYIDPGYHGLAAGRPGRNLDTVLVGEERIAPLYQHGTADCDIAVVEGVMGLFDGKIDEANVQASAEGSTAQVAAVLGAPVVLVIDARGHSQSLAAVLHGFATYDSSVRIGGVILNRVGSARHEQVLRHACDKVGIPVLGVVPRLAELEVPSRHLGLIPAAEHGTAAVAAVDAMSELIATHVDLSSVRALAASNVGAPAWNPVQEVGERPGSRPVVAMAGGPAFTFGYAEHRELLTAAGADVQVFDPLRDELPSGTAALVLPGGFPEEHAVDLASNTALLAQVRELADGGAPIHAECAGLLYLARSLDGHAMAGVVGVDAVFGKRLTLGYREAVALSDSSLFEAGSRVAGHEFHRTSLVSADADGCASAWGWRPWDGGAVREGFVRGGVHASYLHTHPAGRPSSIATFVEAARA, encoded by the coding sequence ATGGTGAGTTCGTCCACGCCGGCCGTAGTTATCGCCGCACCCGCATCGGGTAGCGGAAAGACCACGGTGGCAACGGGGCTGATCGGTGCTCTCCGGCGCTCCGGTAGCAGTGTGGCACCGTTCAAGGTGGGCCCGGATTACATCGACCCCGGCTATCACGGACTCGCGGCGGGAAGGCCGGGACGTAATCTCGACACGGTCCTTGTCGGCGAAGAACGCATAGCGCCGCTCTATCAGCACGGCACCGCCGACTGCGATATCGCCGTGGTCGAAGGCGTCATGGGCCTGTTCGACGGCAAGATCGACGAAGCCAATGTGCAGGCATCGGCGGAAGGGTCGACGGCGCAGGTGGCCGCGGTTCTGGGCGCACCGGTTGTTCTGGTCATCGACGCCCGCGGCCACAGTCAGAGCCTGGCCGCTGTGTTGCACGGATTTGCCACCTACGACTCGAGCGTGCGGATCGGCGGCGTCATCCTCAACCGCGTCGGCAGTGCCCGGCACGAGCAGGTTCTGCGCCACGCGTGCGACAAGGTCGGGATACCGGTACTCGGAGTTGTGCCGCGCCTGGCCGAGTTGGAGGTGCCGTCACGTCACCTGGGGTTGATCCCGGCTGCCGAGCACGGCACCGCGGCAGTCGCCGCGGTAGACGCGATGTCGGAGTTGATCGCAACTCACGTCGATCTCAGCTCCGTGCGCGCTCTGGCCGCGTCGAATGTTGGTGCACCTGCCTGGAATCCGGTGCAGGAGGTGGGGGAGCGTCCCGGCTCGCGGCCTGTGGTGGCGATGGCGGGCGGACCGGCTTTCACCTTCGGATACGCCGAACATCGTGAGCTTCTCACCGCCGCCGGCGCGGATGTGCAGGTATTCGATCCGCTGCGCGACGAATTGCCCTCCGGTACTGCCGCTTTGGTACTTCCCGGCGGATTTCCGGAGGAGCATGCTGTTGACCTGGCGTCGAACACTGCTCTGCTGGCGCAAGTACGAGAATTGGCTGACGGCGGTGCGCCCATCCACGCGGAGTGCGCCGGACTGCTCTACCTCGCCCGCAGCCTCGACGGTCATGCGATGGCCGGAGTTGTCGGCGTCGACGCAGTTTTCGGGAAACGACTCACACTCGGCTATCGCGAAGCGGTGGCGTTGAGTGACTCGAGCCTTTTCGAGGCGGGTTCGCGTGTCGCCGGACACGAATTTCACCGCACCTCTCTCGTCAGTGCCGACGCCGACGGATGCGCGAGCGCGTGGGGTTGGCGACCGTGGGACGGCGGCGCAGTGCGCGAGGGATTTGTTCGCGGCGGAGTTCACGCGTCGTATCTCCACACGCATCCGGCCGGCCGGCCGAGTTCGATTGCCACTTTTGTCGAGGCTGCTCGTGCCTGA
- a CDS encoding cobalamin biosynthesis protein: MPEVYVGVGFTTSATAAEIVDAVRGAAPQDSTVVGLATSVGRACAPALIDAAKILAVDVTAYTAEELAAVPVPSPSSRVHQAVGTASVAEAAAILASGHGPLAVGKTSTGAVTVAVASKVPPASTKIDDEMECE; this comes from the coding sequence GTGCCTGAGGTATACGTCGGCGTCGGATTCACGACGTCGGCCACCGCTGCCGAGATCGTCGACGCCGTGCGAGGCGCCGCGCCGCAGGACTCGACAGTCGTTGGCCTTGCCACTTCCGTCGGGAGAGCCTGCGCCCCGGCACTGATCGATGCCGCGAAGATCCTTGCAGTCGACGTCACGGCGTATACCGCGGAAGAACTTGCAGCCGTGCCCGTGCCGTCACCGTCATCGCGCGTCCACCAGGCTGTGGGTACCGCCAGCGTTGCGGAGGCGGCAGCGATCCTGGCATCCGGTCACGGACCTCTGGCGGTGGGTAAGACCTCGACCGGTGCGGTGACCGTCGCCGTGGCCAGTAAAGTTCCCCCAGCGAGCACAAAGATCGACGATGAAATGGAGTGCGAGTGA
- the cobA gene encoding uroporphyrinogen-III C-methyltransferase, producing MSEPTADETNYLVGLNLTDRRVVVFGGGTVAQRRLGLLVASGAAVHVISREVTPAVEGMATAGQITVELRPYQEGDLEGAWYAIASTDEPETNAAIVAEAERRRIFCVRADNAKHGTAVTPASAEYDGMSIGILAGGDHRRSAAVRTAVVEGLQSGVLADTAEPAAPGVALVGGGPGDPDLITVRGRRLLARADVVVADRLAPPELLAELGPDVEVIDAAKIPYGRAMAQEAINAALIDNAKAGKFVVRLKGGDPYVFGRGYEELEACAAAGVPVTVVPGITSAISVPSAAGIPVTHRGVTHEFVVVSGHVAPDHPDSLVDWSALAKLRGTIVLLMAVERIDQFAAALIEGGRAASTPVTVIQEGTLRTQREVRADLATVAQRVKDEEIKPPAIIVIGPVAGFSVNAG from the coding sequence GTGAGCGAGCCCACCGCAGACGAGACCAACTACCTGGTCGGACTCAACCTGACCGATCGACGCGTTGTCGTATTCGGCGGCGGGACGGTCGCTCAGCGCCGCCTCGGCCTGCTGGTCGCGTCGGGCGCAGCAGTTCACGTGATCAGTCGTGAGGTCACGCCGGCAGTCGAGGGCATGGCAACGGCAGGACAGATCACAGTCGAGCTGCGTCCGTACCAGGAAGGTGACCTCGAGGGTGCCTGGTACGCCATCGCGTCGACCGACGAGCCCGAAACCAACGCGGCAATCGTCGCGGAGGCCGAGCGTCGTCGCATCTTCTGTGTGCGCGCCGACAACGCCAAGCACGGCACCGCCGTCACGCCCGCCAGCGCCGAGTACGACGGTATGAGCATCGGCATCCTGGCCGGCGGCGATCATCGTCGTTCGGCAGCCGTCCGTACCGCCGTGGTCGAAGGACTGCAGTCCGGTGTCCTCGCGGATACGGCAGAACCGGCAGCGCCCGGCGTGGCACTGGTCGGCGGTGGCCCCGGCGACCCGGATCTGATCACCGTGCGCGGTCGACGATTGCTGGCCCGCGCCGACGTTGTTGTTGCCGATCGCCTGGCGCCGCCGGAGTTGCTGGCCGAGCTCGGACCCGACGTCGAGGTCATCGACGCCGCGAAGATTCCGTACGGCCGGGCCATGGCACAGGAAGCCATCAACGCGGCGCTGATCGACAACGCGAAGGCCGGAAAGTTTGTCGTGCGGCTCAAGGGCGGCGACCCTTACGTCTTCGGTCGTGGCTACGAAGAACTCGAGGCGTGTGCCGCAGCGGGTGTGCCGGTGACGGTAGTGCCCGGAATCACGAGCGCGATTTCCGTGCCGTCGGCAGCCGGTATTCCCGTCACGCATCGCGGTGTCACTCACGAGTTTGTCGTCGTGAGTGGGCACGTTGCTCCCGATCATCCGGATTCGCTGGTCGACTGGTCGGCTTTGGCGAAGCTGCGCGGCACGATCGTGCTGCTCATGGCCGTCGAACGCATCGATCAGTTCGCGGCTGCACTCATCGAAGGTGGGCGAGCCGCGAGCACTCCGGTCACTGTGATCCAGGAGGGCACACTGCGTACGCAACGTGAGGTGCGGGCCGATCTGGCGACCGTCGCTCAGCGCGTCAAGGATGAAGAGATCAAGCCTCCGGCCATCATCGTGATCGGACCGGTGGCGGGCTTTTCCGTCAACGCTGGGTAA
- a CDS encoding MFS transporter: MSDSPKSETAQSAAPAVNAPVATRVIGLAIIVLSGLQMMVVLDGTVANLALAPLQADLGLSDSGRNWVLTSYALAFGGLMLLGGRLGDAYGRKKMFIAGVSLFTVASLLCGLALNEGMLIAARALQGVGAAVASPTAFALVATTFAAGPARNQAIAIFAAMTGVGSIAGLIIGGALTEVSWRLIFLINVPIGIVLVGMAFRALRETTQTRLALDVPGAILATLGCTGIVFALTEGPEMGWGSVAVIGALVAGLIALGAFLFVERTARNPLLPFSLFADRNRVATFLAIFFVGGAMFSMTAFVALFVQDIMEYSPLRAGLAFIPFAIGLGAAATVASKLAVRVQPRWLVLTGVLIMIVGLLYGSTLDSSSTYLANLFVPVIGIGFGIGLAMVPLPLCAIAGVPETEIGPLTAISQVAQTLGGPLALSVIGAMATSKTLSLGGISGKAADMNPTQLIALGEGYTFALVGCAICAVLAGIAAVCIRFTPAQVAQAQAAEKAAQGIS; this comes from the coding sequence GTGTCTGATTCCCCAAAATCTGAAACCGCTCAGTCCGCGGCCCCAGCGGTCAATGCTCCGGTAGCGACCCGAGTCATCGGTCTCGCCATTATCGTCCTGAGCGGTTTGCAGATGATGGTGGTGCTCGACGGCACCGTCGCCAACCTTGCGCTCGCGCCACTGCAAGCTGATCTCGGGCTCAGTGACAGCGGCCGAAACTGGGTGCTGACGTCGTATGCCCTGGCGTTCGGCGGGCTCATGTTGCTCGGTGGCCGACTCGGTGACGCGTACGGCCGCAAGAAAATGTTCATCGCGGGCGTCTCGCTGTTCACCGTCGCGTCGCTGCTGTGCGGCCTGGCGCTCAACGAGGGCATGCTGATCGCGGCGCGGGCGCTGCAAGGAGTTGGCGCGGCCGTCGCATCGCCGACGGCCTTTGCCCTGGTTGCCACGACGTTTGCGGCCGGACCGGCGAGAAATCAGGCCATCGCAATTTTTGCCGCGATGACGGGCGTCGGATCGATTGCCGGACTGATCATCGGTGGTGCGCTCACCGAGGTGTCCTGGCGATTGATCTTCCTCATCAACGTTCCTATCGGAATCGTGCTCGTGGGTATGGCATTTCGAGCACTGCGCGAAACAACGCAGACTCGACTCGCTCTGGATGTGCCCGGCGCGATTCTTGCCACGCTCGGCTGCACCGGCATTGTTTTTGCATTGACCGAAGGCCCGGAAATGGGCTGGGGGAGCGTCGCCGTTATCGGTGCGTTGGTTGCCGGACTGATCGCTCTCGGAGCGTTTCTGTTCGTGGAACGCACCGCCCGGAATCCGTTGCTCCCGTTCTCGTTGTTCGCCGACCGGAACCGCGTTGCGACGTTCCTGGCGATCTTCTTCGTCGGTGGCGCGATGTTCAGCATGACCGCGTTTGTTGCGCTCTTCGTGCAGGACATCATGGAGTACTCGCCGCTGCGCGCAGGTTTGGCATTCATCCCGTTTGCCATCGGTTTGGGCGCGGCAGCAACTGTCGCGTCGAAGCTGGCGGTCCGTGTTCAACCCCGATGGCTCGTGCTGACCGGTGTACTGATCATGATCGTCGGACTTCTCTACGGCTCCACCCTCGACTCCAGTTCCACGTACCTTGCCAATCTTTTTGTCCCCGTCATCGGCATCGGATTCGGTATCGGACTGGCGATGGTGCCGCTGCCGCTGTGCGCGATCGCCGGCGTTCCCGAGACGGAGATCGGCCCGTTGACGGCCATCTCCCAAGTTGCTCAGACGCTCGGCGGCCCGCTCGCGCTGTCGGTCATCGGCGCGATGGCGACGTCGAAAACTCTCTCGCTCGGCGGCATTTCGGGTAAGGCAGCCGATATGAATCCGACCCAGTTGATCGCCCTCGGCGAGGGATACACCTTTGCTCTTGTCGGCTGCGCGATCTGCGCGGTTCTCGCCGGCATTGCGGCCGTGTGCATCAGATTCACCCCCGCCCAGGTGGCCCAGGCGCAGGCTGCGGAGAAGGCAGCTCAGGGAATCAGCTGA
- a CDS encoding CBS domain-containing protein: protein MRIADILRNKGNSIVTINAHTTVNALLCDLARHNIGAMVVLDGDAVVGIISERDVVRRLHERGPELLAIEVSEVMTALMYTCVPADSVDSIAAIMTERRIRHLPVIEDGELLGIVSIGDVVKSRIDELQSERDHLESYIDQG from the coding sequence ATGCGGATCGCGGATATCTTGCGCAACAAGGGCAACAGCATCGTCACCATCAACGCTCATACCACCGTCAACGCGTTGCTGTGCGATCTTGCCCGCCACAACATCGGTGCCATGGTCGTCCTCGACGGTGACGCTGTTGTCGGAATCATCTCCGAGCGCGATGTCGTGCGGCGCTTGCATGAGCGGGGTCCTGAACTGCTGGCCATCGAAGTGTCCGAGGTGATGACAGCGCTGATGTACACGTGCGTGCCGGCTGATTCCGTGGACAGCATCGCCGCGATCATGACCGAACGACGCATCCGCCACCTGCCGGTCATCGAAGACGGGGAGCTGCTGGGAATCGTCAGCATCGGCGACGTCGTCAAGAGTCGGATCGACGAGTTGCAAAGCGAGCGCGATCACCTCGAGTCGTACATCGACCAGGGCTGA